Part of the Imperialibacter roseus genome, CTCTGGAGGAAATTGCACGTCTTCTATTTTAGCAAGTTTTAGGTATCCTTCTTCGACAACCAAATTAGCGACCGCCCTCTCCCAAAATAGCTTGGAGGGTTCCACACCATAAGTAATAAAACCGGCATTTTTTAAAGCTACCATACATTTTCCAATACCAGCACCTATATCGAGAGCAGTCATTCCTTCATGAAAATTGATAAATTCTTTGGCCCGACTTATTTGCCAGTTAAAATAGTTACTTTGGGCATTAAAATAGTCGTCCTCCCAATAGCTTTCTGGCTCAATACCATAGTGATCCTGGATGTCAAAAGGAATAGCTTGAGGGTTAGAATAAATTAATGAACAACCATCACATTTTATCACCGAAACACTTATTCCGGACTTACGCTCAGGTCTCAGACCCTGAGAGCTATTCATCCTTTGCCCTATTACTGAGTTTTTTTCGGTTCGCCTCCCGCAAAAGTTACATGAATCAACTTCTTGAAAAGTATATCTATACTTGGTTTCCATAAAACTCTTTTCGTTATGAACTTAATATTCAATTGACCCCAGCCCTTACTAATTAAAATTGTTGATTTTCAACAATCCAGCGGTGCAGCACTATAAGAACCCATATCCGATTATAGAGATAGTCATCGCCTTTAATAAACCGCTTAATCATTTTTCTAACCGAAGTAGCATCTACCACACCGACCGCTTTAACAACCGACTCGTTCAAATACTCATCGATGAGATATTTAAGTTCACCTTTTAGCCATCTGGAAAGCGGCACTGAAAACCCCCACTTGGGTTTGTAAATTAATTCTTTTGGAAGATATCCTTCCAAAATCTTCTTCAAAATCCATTTACTTTCACCCCGCTTCTTGAACTCTTCCGGTAAGTTCAACGCCAGTTCGACTAACCTATAATCAAGCAACGGCACTCTGCATTCCAAACCATATTTCATTGACGCCCGATCCACTTTTGTGAGAAGATCATCTTTCAGATAAACCTTTAGATCAAAAAGTGCCTGCAACTCGGCTGCGGATAATTTTCTCACCAACCCCAATGGATCACGATATTTGTAAAAATCATCTTGCTCATTTGTCATTAAAAAGCCTCTCAACTCCCTGTAGGAAAAGAAGTATTGCTCTTGAGAGAAGATTTGGCTTCTGGTAAATTCGTCATTCTGTAGGTCGAATAAACCAGCCACACGCTTATACCTTGAAGACCCCATGCTCAGCAACATTTTAGCCGGTGCTGCCATTGCCTTCACTAGCGGATTGCCCAGTCTTTGTGCCCAAGTATATGACCCATACCCCATAAAAAGCTCATCCCCACCGTCACCGGTTAGAATGACTGTTGCCTTTTCTCTCGCCAATCTGGAAACCATCATTGTAGGAATTGCTGACGTGTCAGCAAAAGGTTCGTCGAAGGTTGGGAGCATGTCTTCTAGCAAGGGTATCGCCTCCCTTTCTGAGAGAATAAATTCAGTATGCTCAGTACCCAATTGCCGAGCAACCCGGGCAGCAAATTTGCTTTCGTCATACTTCCCTTCTTTAAACCCTATTGAAAAGGTTAGAAGTGGTTTTGAAGTTAGACTAGCAGCAATACCAGTCACAAGGGATGAGTCTGTGCCCCCACTCAAAAAGGTTCCATAGGGGACGTCGGCAATCGTTCTATACTTCACAGAGGAACTAATAACTCTCTCAACGGCATTCAAAGCTTCCTTTTCAGTGTAGGCTGTCCAGTTTCCTATTTTCTCTTCTGGTTTCCAATAGGAAACCAGCTCTAGCCGTCCACCCGTTTTATAGCGACCGTAGTGACCTGACGGAAATTTTCTTATTTGCTCATACACTGTATCAGGTTCGGGGATAAAACCTAAATGCAAAAAAGCTGCAATAGCCCTGTTTGATCTTGTCAAAGGTTGCGTGAGTAACGGAAAGATCCCTTTAAGTTCTGACGCAAAAGAAAGACCTCCTTCAGAACTATAAAATAATGGTTTAATACCTAAGCGGTCCCGACACAACCACAAATCTTCATTCCGCTGATCCCAAATGGCAAAGGCAAACATGCCGTTAAACTTTTCGACTGCACAGGGCCCCCAATGCATCCAGGCAAACAGCACAACTTCTGTGTCTGAGTCAGTTTTAAACGGGCCAACTCCTTCTTCCAAAAGTTCCTGCCGCACTTCTCGGTAGTTGAACACTTCGCCGTTGTAGACAATTGTCCAGTTGCCATCTGGCGTTGACATCGGCTGGTTGGCTACGTCTCTTAAATCAATAACGCTCAATCTGCGGTGCCCAAGGCCAAGCCGACAGTCTTGAGAAAAAAAGAAGCCCTCAGCATCGGGGCCACGGTGCGACAATATTTCTGAGACGGACTTGAAGCCTTCTTGGTCAAGAACACCCCTTTCAATAAATTTTCCAAAAATGCCACACATGTAATCTAAGTTTCAAGAACCCTCTTCGCTGATGCAATTCCGTTTAACGGATCATGTCCTGATGGCCCTCACAACTGCGGCCTGACCAGCTTCAAGTGAAATGAATGCCCCAAATGTTACTTTTAAGCCTGCCTCTGCCATCCATTTCTTAACAGTTTCAATTTTTTGAGGGTGGTCGTGTACAGGCGAAAACATATCGAAGGTATCAAGTAGAGCCCACTCTTTCAATTGATGTTCCGAAAGTCCTTTTGGCAGAGTGTTCTTTATGTCACAAATTGGAACGAATCTATTGGCCACTCTCCCAATACCAACCGCTTCAAAAATCTGATACAGCTTTATTAGCCAGGAAATATTTCTTTCAAGAAGAGCCAAGAGAGACTGGTGACTCATTCTTTTTGTCAGTGGGCGAAAAATGTATTTGGCATGAATCTTTGTCCACCAGCCTTTTACTGGGTAAAAATCAACCACAAGCTCTCCTCCTTTCTTTACCATTTCTGCCAGGCAGCGAACTGACCGTTTAAAATCTGGGGTGTGCTGAAGAACTCCAAAGCAAATTACTTTATCAAATTGCT contains:
- a CDS encoding class I SAM-dependent methyltransferase — encoded protein: MIEFSKNPIKIEENGILKFVENDNYTASFGYQWNKFQKTQLDRFGNDVYQSSSRLLAETAWVVETLEEANILEVGSGAGRFTRALLENTKANVFSVDYSAAVEVNFENNSVYGTRLHLCQASIYELPYKPQQFDKVICFGVLQHTPDFKRSVRCLAEMVKKGGELVVDFYPVKGWWTKIHAKYIFRPLTKRMSHQSLLALLERNISWLIKLYQIFEAVGIGRVANRFVPICDIKNTLPKGLSEHQLKEWALLDTFDMFSPVHDHPQKIETVKKWMAEAGLKVTFGAFISLEAGQAAVVRAIRT
- a CDS encoding class I SAM-dependent methyltransferase translates to MNSSQGLRPERKSGISVSVIKCDGCSLIYSNPQAIPFDIQDHYGIEPESYWEDDYFNAQSNYFNWQISRAKEFINFHEGMTALDIGAGIGKCMVALKNAGFITYGVEPSKLFWERAVANLVVEEGYLKLAKIEDVQFPPESFDFITFGAVLEHLYDPAEAIEKAIYWLKPDGIIQIEVPSSNWLIPKLVNFFYRIRGTRFVTNLSPMHEPYHMHEFHLTSFKRLAERLNFTIKESQYSVCKIYYFPTFFHPMLDWFMRKTSQGMQLTIWLGKDKKKSF
- the asnB gene encoding asparagine synthase (glutamine-hydrolyzing); translation: MCGIFGKFIERGVLDQEGFKSVSEILSHRGPDAEGFFFSQDCRLGLGHRRLSVIDLRDVANQPMSTPDGNWTIVYNGEVFNYREVRQELLEEGVGPFKTDSDTEVVLFAWMHWGPCAVEKFNGMFAFAIWDQRNEDLWLCRDRLGIKPLFYSSEGGLSFASELKGIFPLLTQPLTRSNRAIAAFLHLGFIPEPDTVYEQIRKFPSGHYGRYKTGGRLELVSYWKPEEKIGNWTAYTEKEALNAVERVISSSVKYRTIADVPYGTFLSGGTDSSLVTGIAASLTSKPLLTFSIGFKEGKYDESKFAARVARQLGTEHTEFILSEREAIPLLEDMLPTFDEPFADTSAIPTMMVSRLAREKATVILTGDGGDELFMGYGSYTWAQRLGNPLVKAMAAPAKMLLSMGSSRYKRVAGLFDLQNDEFTRSQIFSQEQYFFSYRELRGFLMTNEQDDFYKYRDPLGLVRKLSAAELQALFDLKVYLKDDLLTKVDRASMKYGLECRVPLLDYRLVELALNLPEEFKKRGESKWILKKILEGYLPKELIYKPKWGFSVPLSRWLKGELKYLIDEYLNESVVKAVGVVDATSVRKMIKRFIKGDDYLYNRIWVLIVLHRWIVENQQF